One Pseudodesulfovibrio cashew DNA window includes the following coding sequences:
- a CDS encoding phosphotransferase family protein has product MIELKIESIKRYLQRAFGDDARLIGAGDIGNLDEQGMKGFGYGKPLLIRFEVGGEEREAVLSVMKGDKYGHQFYWDRAAILMFQYETSARMERHVRPLGLGYVNGSDTLVPVEDPKEFFIVNEKLEGYDYFLDLDRIRGGDFRETDVECARDFARWLARIHGTKHDDPHLYYRRIRNLIGSSECILGLVDEAYPHPYPPFTDERFVALEKRLIDWRWKLKGYAHRLSAVHGDFHPWNILATGTGDFSVLDRSRGEWGEPGGDLATMAVNYLLWSLYDHDRLAGPFEAMYRAYFEEYLERTGDNEVLEVMAPFFVFRGLVIASPEWYPDHPASVRGRLFNLMVNVLEDEVFDWEHINRYME; this is encoded by the coding sequence GTGATCGAATTGAAGATCGAGTCCATCAAGCGGTATCTGCAACGCGCGTTCGGCGATGATGCCCGGCTCATCGGAGCGGGTGACATCGGCAACCTGGACGAGCAGGGAATGAAGGGGTTCGGCTACGGCAAGCCCCTTCTCATCCGGTTCGAGGTCGGAGGCGAAGAGCGGGAGGCCGTGCTGTCGGTCATGAAGGGCGACAAGTACGGCCACCAGTTCTATTGGGATCGCGCCGCCATTCTCATGTTCCAGTACGAGACCTCGGCGCGCATGGAGCGTCACGTCCGTCCCCTGGGACTCGGCTACGTGAACGGTTCAGATACCCTCGTGCCGGTGGAGGACCCCAAGGAGTTCTTTATCGTCAACGAGAAGTTGGAAGGGTACGACTACTTCCTCGATCTAGACCGCATCAGGGGCGGCGACTTCCGCGAAACGGACGTGGAGTGCGCCAGGGATTTCGCCCGCTGGCTGGCCAGGATTCATGGCACCAAGCACGACGATCCCCACCTCTACTACCGCCGTATCCGCAACCTGATTGGTTCCAGCGAGTGCATTCTCGGTTTGGTGGACGAGGCCTACCCGCATCCGTACCCACCATTTACCGATGAGCGTTTCGTGGCTCTGGAAAAAAGACTCATTGACTGGCGATGGAAGTTGAAGGGATACGCCCACCGTCTCAGCGCGGTGCACGGGGATTTCCATCCCTGGAACATCCTGGCTACCGGAACCGGCGACTTTTCCGTCCTGGACCGCAGCAGGGGCGAGTGGGGCGAACCGGGCGGCGACCTGGCGACCATGGCTGTCAATTACCTGCTCTGGAGTCTCTACGATCACGATCGGTTGGCAGGCCCCTTCGAGGCCATGTACCGTGCCTATTTTGAGGAGTATCTGGAGCGGACCGGTGACAATGAGGTCCTGGAGGTCATGGCGCCGTTCTTTGTCTTCCGTGGGCTCGTCATAGCCTCGCCCGAGTGGTATCCAGACCATCCGGCCTCGGTTCGCGGCAGGTTGTTCAATCTGATGGTCAATGTGCTGGAGGACGAGGTTTTCGATTGGGAACATATCAACCGGTACATGGAGTAG